The following are encoded together in the Thermoanaerobaculia bacterium genome:
- the kdpB gene encoding potassium-transporting ATPase subunit KdpB has translation MTDVAKTARRKLFDPAIVRPAIRDSFRKLAPKVQMKNPVMFVVLAGAALVTLLLVRDAARGGEILFNVQIAVWLWFTLLFANFAEAMAEGRGKAQAEALRKGKTEMTARRLGRKGEEVVAATALRKGDRVVVEAGQMIPGDGTVVEGIASVDESAITGESAPVIRESGGDRSAVTGGTRVLSDRIVVAITSNPGETFIDRMIALVEGAQRQKTPNEIALSILLSGLTIVFLIATVTLRPFALYAGGQATTAVLIALLVCLIPTTIGGLLSAIGIAGMDRVLQHNVLAMSGRAVEAAGDVNVLLLDKTGTITLGNRQATDFVPAEGVAAEELAEAAQLSSLADETPEGRSIVVLAKERHNLRGRHVAGMNFIPFSATTRMSGVDFNGRKIRKGAGDAVMEWVRSEGAETSPAVNDEINRIAGQGATPLLVADGPRVLGVVALRDIVKAGMRDRFDRLRAMGIKTIMITGDNPLTAAAIAQEAGVDDFLAQAKPEDKLALIRREQEGGNLVAMTGDGTNDAPALAQADVGVAMNTGTQAAREAGNMVDLDSNPTKLIEIVEIGKQLLMTRGALTTFSISNDVAKYFAILPAMFASTYPLLNALNVMHLGNPRSAILSAVIFNALVIVALIPLALRGVRYRPLGAARILSRNLVIYGIGGILVPFAGIKLIDMAVVALRLA, from the coding sequence ATGACCGACGTGGCAAAGACGGCACGACGCAAGCTCTTCGATCCGGCGATCGTCCGGCCGGCGATCCGCGATTCCTTCCGGAAGCTCGCTCCGAAGGTCCAGATGAAGAACCCGGTCATGTTCGTGGTGCTGGCCGGCGCGGCGCTCGTGACCCTTCTCCTCGTGCGGGACGCCGCGCGCGGCGGGGAGATCCTGTTCAACGTCCAGATCGCCGTCTGGCTCTGGTTCACGCTCCTCTTCGCGAACTTCGCCGAAGCCATGGCGGAGGGCCGGGGAAAGGCGCAGGCGGAGGCGCTCCGCAAGGGAAAGACGGAGATGACGGCGCGCCGGCTCGGCCGCAAGGGTGAGGAGGTCGTTGCCGCGACCGCGCTCCGCAAGGGCGACCGCGTCGTGGTCGAAGCCGGGCAGATGATTCCGGGCGACGGCACGGTCGTCGAGGGGATCGCCTCGGTCGACGAATCCGCGATCACCGGCGAGTCGGCTCCCGTCATCCGCGAATCGGGAGGAGACCGTTCGGCCGTCACCGGAGGCACCCGGGTCCTTTCCGACCGCATCGTCGTCGCGATCACGTCGAACCCCGGCGAGACGTTCATCGACCGGATGATCGCGCTCGTCGAGGGCGCGCAGCGGCAGAAGACCCCCAACGAGATCGCGCTCTCGATCCTTCTTTCCGGCCTCACGATCGTCTTCCTGATCGCGACCGTGACCCTCCGCCCCTTCGCGCTCTATGCCGGCGGACAGGCGACGACCGCCGTCCTGATCGCGCTCCTCGTCTGCCTCATTCCGACGACGATCGGCGGCCTCCTCTCGGCCATCGGCATCGCCGGAATGGACCGCGTCCTCCAGCACAACGTTCTCGCGATGTCGGGGCGCGCGGTCGAAGCCGCGGGAGACGTCAACGTGCTGCTCCTCGACAAGACGGGGACGATCACGCTCGGGAACCGCCAGGCGACCGACTTCGTCCCCGCCGAGGGCGTCGCGGCGGAGGAGCTCGCCGAGGCGGCCCAGCTCTCCTCGCTCGCCGACGAGACGCCGGAGGGACGGTCAATCGTCGTCCTCGCCAAGGAGCGGCACAACCTTCGCGGCCGGCACGTCGCCGGCATGAACTTCATTCCGTTCTCGGCCACGACCCGGATGTCGGGCGTCGATTTCAACGGCCGGAAGATCCGGAAGGGCGCCGGCGACGCCGTCATGGAATGGGTCCGGAGCGAAGGGGCCGAGACTTCGCCTGCCGTCAACGACGAGATCAACCGCATCGCCGGGCAGGGAGCGACTCCGCTCCTCGTCGCCGACGGTCCCAGAGTCCTCGGTGTCGTCGCGCTACGCGACATCGTGAAGGCGGGGATGCGCGACCGCTTCGACCGGCTCCGGGCCATGGGGATCAAGACGATCATGATCACGGGCGACAATCCGCTGACCGCCGCGGCCATCGCCCAGGAAGCCGGCGTCGACGACTTCCTCGCCCAGGCGAAGCCCGAGGACAAGCTCGCTCTGATCCGCCGCGAGCAGGAGGGGGGAAACCTCGTCGCGATGACCGGCGACGGCACGAACGACGCGCCGGCCCTCGCGCAGGCGGACGTCGGCGTCGCGATGAACACGGGAACGCAGGCGGCGCGCGAGGCGGGGAACATGGTCGATCTCGACTCGAACCCGACGAAGCTGATCGAAATCGTCGAGATCGGCAAGCAGCTCCTGATGACCCGAGGGGCGCTCACGACGTTCTCGATCTCGAACGACGTCGCGAAGTACTTCGCGATCCTCCCCGCGATGTTCGCTTCGACGTATCCGCTCTTGAACGCCTTGAACGTGATGCATCTGGGAAACCCCCGGTCGGCGATCCTGTCGGCGGTCATCTTCAACGCGCTCGTCATCGTCGCTTTGATTCCGCTCGCTCTCCGCGGCGTGAGATACCGGCCGCTCGGAGCGGCCCGGATCCTTTCTCGCAATCTCGTGATCTACGGGATCGGCGGAATCCTCGTGCCCTTCGCGGGAATCAAGCTGATCGACATGGCCGTCGTGGCCCTCCGGCTCGCGTGA
- the kdpC gene encoding potassium-transporting ATPase subunit KdpC gives MKMLARSILFVAATTVLFGGVYPAAVTLAARVLWRDRADGSFVKIGGRIVGSELIGQSFSGARYLHARPSAAGKDGYDATASGGTNLGPTSAALAKAVAAAVAAARADRPGDPRPVPADLVTSSASGIDPHLSPDAARWQALRIARARGVSESAVLAAIDRHVENRTLGFIGDPRVNVLMTNVDLDRALPGR, from the coding sequence ATGAAGATGCTGGCTCGTTCGATTCTCTTCGTCGCGGCGACGACGGTCCTCTTCGGAGGCGTCTATCCCGCCGCGGTGACGCTGGCGGCGCGCGTTCTCTGGCGCGACCGCGCGGACGGATCCTTCGTGAAGATCGGAGGCCGCATCGTGGGATCGGAGCTCATCGGCCAGAGCTTCTCCGGGGCGCGCTATCTGCACGCCCGCCCGTCGGCGGCCGGCAAGGACGGCTACGACGCCACGGCCTCCGGAGGGACGAACCTGGGCCCGACGAGCGCGGCGCTCGCGAAGGCGGTCGCGGCCGCGGTCGCCGCCGCGCGCGCCGATCGGCCGGGCGACCCCCGCCCGGTCCCGGCGGACCTCGTGACGAGCTCGGCCTCCGGAATTGACCCGCATCTCTCTCCCGACGCCGCGCGATGGCAGGCCCTTCGGATCGCAAGGGCGCGCGGCGTCTCCGAAAGCGCCGTGCTCGCCGCGATCGATCGGCACGTCGAGAACCGGACGCTCGGATTCATCGGCGATCCTCGGGTGAACGTGCTGATGACGAACGTCGATCTCGACCGGGCTCTTCCCGGGAGATAG